In Fibrobacter succinogenes, a single window of DNA contains:
- a CDS encoding type II toxin-antitoxin system RelE/ParE family toxin, translating to MDILFEDKDLLKCATDRAYALKRLGQRRAQRYVDRLAQISEAANFEALRRLPGHYHDLVGDRAGQWACDLDQPYRLIFKSTNERPVAQIVWANERIAKMLEIVNYHG from the coding sequence ATGGATATTCTTTTTGAAGATAAGGACTTGCTGAAATGCGCTACTGATAGGGCGTATGCACTCAAAAGGCTTGGACAGCGTCGTGCACAACGTTATGTTGACCGCTTGGCTCAAATTAGTGAAGCTGCCAATTTTGAAGCCCTGCGGAGATTGCCTGGACATTATCACGATTTGGTTGGCGATCGCGCGGGGCAGTGGGCTTGCGATTTGGATCAACCGTATAGGTTGATTTTCAAGAGTACAAATGAGAGGCCGGTTGCGCAAATTGTGTGGGCTAATGAACGCATTGCAAAAATGCTTGAAATTGTAAATTATCATGGATAG